A region from the Lonchura striata isolate bLonStr1 chromosome 16, bLonStr1.mat, whole genome shotgun sequence genome encodes:
- the MSRB1 gene encoding methionine-R-sulfoxide reductase B1 yields the protein MSFCSFLGGEVFKDHFQPGIYVCAKCGHELFSSRAKYEHSSPWPAFTETLRGDSVAKREERPGALKVTCGKCGNGLGHEFLNDGPKRGQSRFUIFSSSLKFLPKGKADLTEK from the exons ATGTCCTTCTGCTCCTTCCTGGGGGGAGAGGTGTTCAAGGACCACTTCCAGCCGG GTATTTACGTGTGTGCCAAGTGTGGCCATGAGCTCTTCTCCAGCCGGGCCAAGTACGAGCACTCGTCGCCGTGGCCGGCGTTCACCGAGACCCTGCGCGGGGACAGCGTGGCCAAACGCGAGGAGCGCCCGGGAGCCCTAAAG GTGACGTGTGGCAAGTGTGGCAACGGGCTGGGCCACGAGTTCCTCAACGATGGGCCCAAGAGGGGCCAGTCCCGCTTCTGAATATTCAGCAGCTCGCTGAAGTTCCTCCCGAAAG GTAAAGCTGACCTGACAGAAAAATAA
- the LOC110479992 gene encoding testis-expressed protein 2: MRAMAEQAAVAAEASPALAPWPGSPRRGDIEGSPHAGGTTEHGGGRDGCGLLPTADGDTKRPPSPQAGGMLLADLPRVPQPRLSPAKSRTAPSSPSVSPSESRAALLRLRDAGLEETRRRLSEAVQEPLSRLSRLMAEESGPTGRAKEPGGSPGGSRGAGARRVRDWTPWEPTLNCRYEICSYGDVIQVVEVAQRDADPPLPAPEEPAAARAGGSVPGRALASIALLAYGYLVLPLPPYAAGLCVGLLCGLLLGFLAILLLVPKAPPAARGPWGRLRPKLLPGEPRETPHLQGWMNQLHVYDPELFHPSLTHSVLAVLDGATLKLSYPKSNVPRRATFEEEILDSIFVSHRCYDLTDAKVFLCPPSLARKRTWNKKYPICVLLPEPAEGEGSEEQDAELQGEEGTRKVPVAGQDIPGDGRDRCLYLFGRTGREKEEWYQHLVQASRGTASSHGDTRAGTGWAPQSSGSSSGGSAEDIPATDPCRDGSGSTQEIYLDYSTYMARFVPAQGAASPEQSPSHGAPGSPTPTKGLVAAVPPSEDTASMAWMNALVGRIFWDFLREQYWAEQVSNKIQKKLSKIKLPYFMNELTLTELDMGTSIPSVLSASNPTINEQGLWVDMEVTYSGSLQMTLETKMNLSKLGKESSAEESSPAEAGREGARPRLILLADSDAESSSAGSSDEDDGTEPLGAPGERLPPPGTEGHVSGNSTSRKILRFVDKIAKSKYFQKATENEFIKKKMEEVSNTPLLLTVEVQELAGTLAVNIPPPPTDRVWYSFRVPPRLELKVRPKLGEREVTFLHVTEWIEKKLKHEFQKILVMPNMDDLIIPIMRSGLDPWPPQDLPATGDRRL; the protein is encoded by the exons ATGCGAGCCATGGCAGAGCAGGCTGCGGTGGCAGCAGAAGcttctccagccctggcaccgTGGCCGGGCTCACCTCGCCGTGGGGACATCGAGGGATCGCCCCACGCTGGCGGCACCACGGAGCACGGAGGCGGCCGGGATGGCTGCGGGCTCCTTCCCACGGCCGACGGGGACACGAAGCGTCCCCCCTCGCCCCAGGCCGGGGGGATGCTCCTGGCCGACCTCCCGCGGGTCCCCCAGccccggctgagcccggccAAGTCGCGCACGGCTCCGTCGTCGCCCAGCGTGTCGCCGTCGGAGAGCCGAGCCGCGCTGCTCCGGCTGCGCGACGCCGGGCTGGAGGAGACGCGGAGGCGGCTGTCGGAGGCCGTGCAGGAGCCCCTGAGCCGCCTGAGCCGCCTGATGGCCGAGGAGAGCGGCCCCACGGGCCGGGCCAAGGAGCCggggggcagccccgggggcagccgcggggccggggcgcgccGGGTGCGGGACTGGACGCCCTGGGAGCCCACCCTGAACTGCCGCTACGAGATCTGCTCCTACGGGGACGTGATCCAGGTGGTGGAGGTGGCGCAGAGAGACGCGGACCCGCCGCTCCCAGCGCCCGAGgagccggcggcggcgcgggccgggGGCTCCGTGCCGGGCAGAGCGCTCGCCTCCATCGCCCTCCTCGCCTACGGCTACCtggtgctgccgctgccgccctACGCCGCCGGGCTCTGCGTGGGGCTGCTCTgcgggctgctgctgggcttcctcgccatcctcctcctcgtgccCAAGGCTCCGCCGGCCGCTCGGGGACCGTGGGGCCGCCTGCGCCCCAAGCTGCTCcccggggagccgcgggagACGCCGCACCTCCAG ggctggatgaACCAGCTGCACGTGTACGACCCCGAGCTTTTCCACCCGTCGCTCACGCACTCGGTGCTCGCCGTGCTGGACGGGGCCACCCTCAAGCTGTCCTACCCCAAGAGCAACGTCCCGCGCCGAGCCACCTTCGAGGAGGAGATCCTGGACTCCATCTTCGTCAGCCACCGCTGCTACGACCTGACCGACGCCAAG GTCTTCCTGTGCCCCCCCAGCCTGGCCCGAAAGCGGACGTGGAACAAGAAATATCCCATCTGCGTGCTCCTCCCCGAGCCGGCCGAGGGAGAGGGCAGCGAGGAGCAGGACGCGGAGctgcagggggaggaggggacCAGGAAGGTGCCGGTGGCCGGGCAGGACATCCCGGGGGACGGCAGGGACAGGTGCCTGTACCTGTTTGGGCGGACGGGGCGGGAGAAGGAGGAGTGGTACCAGCACCTCGTGCAAGCCTCCCGTGGGACAGCCAGCAGCCACGGTGACACCAGGGCAG GCACGGGATGGGCTCCGCagagcagcggcagcagcagcggggGCAGCGCTGAGGACATCCCGGCCACggatccctgcagggatgggtcGGGCAGCACCCAGGAGATCTACCTGGACTACAGCACCTACATGGCCCGATTcgtgccagcacagggggcaGCCAGCCCGGAGCAGAGCCCCTCTCACGGAGCTCCGGGCAGCCCCACGCCCACAAAG gggctggtggctgctgtcCCCCCCAGCGAGGACACGGCGAGCATGGCCTGGATGAACGCCCTGGTGGGACGCATCTTCTGGGACTTCCTCCGGGAGCAATACTGGGCAGAGCAGGTGTCCAACAAGATCCAGAAGAAGCTGAGCAAGATCAAG CTCCCGTATTTCATGAACGAGCTGACACTGACAGAGCTGGACATGGGCACATCCATCCCCTCGGTGCTCAGTGCCTCCAACCCCACCATCAATGAGCAAG ggctctgggtGGACATGGAGGTCACCTACAGCGGCTCCTTGCAGATGACGCTGGAGACGAAGATGAACCTGAGCAAGCTGGGGAaggagagctctgcagaggagagcagccctgcagaggcaggcagagaggg GGCCAGGCCACGGCTGATCCTGCTGGCAGACAGCGATGCGGAGTCGTCCAGCGCCGGCTCCTCCGACGAGGACGATGGCACCGAGCCCCTGGGAGCCCCGGGGGAGCGGCTCCCCCCGCCTGGCACCGAGGG GCACGTCAGCGGGAACAGCACGAGCAGGAAGATCCTGCGCTTCGTGGATAAGATTGCCAAGTCCAAGTACTTCCAGAAGGCCACGGAGAACGAGTTCATCAAGAAGAAGATGGAGGAGGTGTCCAACACGCCGCTGCTGCTGACGGTGGaggtgcaggagctggcaggaacCCTGGCCGTGAACATCCCCCCGCCGCCGACCGACCGCGTCTG GTACAGCTTCCGAGTGCCCCCGAGGCTGGAGCTGAAGGTGCGCCCGAAGCTGGGCGAGAGGGAGGTGACATTCCTGCACGTCACCGAGTGGATTGAGAAGAAGCTGAAGCACGAGTTCCAG AAAATTTTGGTGATGCCAAACATGGACGACCTCATCATTCCCATCATGCGCTCTGGCCTGGATCCTTGGCCACCCCAGGACCTGCCAGCCACGGGGGACAGGAGGCTCTGA
- the RPL3L gene encoding ribosomal protein uL3-like produces the protein MSHRKFSAPRHGHLGFLPHKRSRRHRGKVKAWPKDDPSKPVHLTAFLGYKAGMTHTVREVHRPGLKISKREEVEAVTIIETPPMVVVGVVGYIETPKGLRNFKTVFAEHISDECRRRFYKNWHKSKKKAFTKYCKKWQDEAGKRQLEKDFAAMKKYCKVIRVIMHTQMRLLPLRQKKAHIMEIQLNGGTVAEKVDWVRERLEKQISVHSVFSQNEMIDVIGVTKGHGMKGVTSRWHTKKLPRKTHKGLRKVACIGAWHPARVGYSIARAGQKGYHHRTEINKKIYRIGHGIHVEDGKVVRNNASTNYDITEKTITPLGGFPHYGEVNNDFLMLKGCVVGTRKRVLTLRKSLLVHTSRRAHEAIELKFIDTTSKFGHGRFQTAQEKRAFMGPQKKHLVKEKPGVQEEP, from the exons ATG TCCCACCGCAAGTTCTCCGCTCCCAGGCACGGCCACCTGGGCTTCCTGCCCCACAAGCGGAGCCGCCGGCACCGGGGCAAGGTGAAGGCCTGGCCCAAGGATGACCCCAGCAAACCAGTCCACCTGACAGCTTTCCTGGGCTACAAGGCTGGCATGACCCACACCGTGCGCGAGGTGCACCGGCCCGGGCTCA AGATCTCCAAGCGGGAGGAGGTGGAGGCCGTGACCATCATCGAGACCCCGCcgatggtggtggtgggggtCGTGGGCTACATCGAGACACCCAAGGGCTTGAGGAATTTCAAGACTGTTTTTGCTGAGCACATCAGCGACGAGTGCCGGCGGCGCTTCTACAAGAACTG GCACAAGAGCAAGAAGAAGGCGTTCACCAAGTACTGCAAAAAATGGCAGGATGAGGCTGGGAAaaggcagctggagaaggatttTGCAGCCATGAAGAAGTATTGCAAGGTCATCCGTGTCATTATGCACACCCAG ATGAGGCTGCTCCCACTGAGGCAGAAGAAGGCCCACATCATGGAGATCCAGCTGAACGGGGGGACAGTGGCTGAGAAGGTTGACTGGGTCCGGGAGAGACTGGAGAAGCAGATCTCTGTGCACAGTGTCTTCAGCCAGAACGAGATGATCGATGTCATCGGCGTCACCAAGGGGCACGGCATGAAAG GGGTGACCAGCCGCTGGCACACCAAGAAGCTGCCCAGGAAGACACACAAGGGCCTGCGGAAGGTGGCCTGCATCGGGGCCTGGCACCCGGCCCGCGTGGGCTACTCCATCGCCCGGGCTGGCCAGAAGGGCTACCACCACCGCACCGAGATCAACAAGAAG ATTTACCGCATTGGCCACGGGATCCACGTGGAGGATGGCAAAGTGGTGAGGAACAACGCCTCGACGAACTACGACATCACCGAGAAGACCATCACGCCTCtg gGTGGGTTCCCTCACTACGGGGAGGTCAACAACGACTTCCTCATGCTGAAGGGCTGCGTGGTGGGCACCAGGAAGCGCGTGCTCACCCTCCGCAAG TCCCTCCTGGTGCACACGAGCCGCCGGGCCCATGAAGCCATCGAGCTCAAATTCATTGACACCACTTCCAAATTCGGCCACGGCCGTTTCCAGACAGCTCAGGAGAAGAGAGCTTTCATG GGCCCCCAGAAGAAACATTTGGTGAAGGAGAAGCCAGGTGTGCAGGAAGAGCCCTAA
- the NDUFB10 gene encoding NADH dehydrogenase [ubiquinone] 1 beta subcomplex subunit 10: MPEDHDWEAYKVPPTRTPVSERATSVPNPIDYFQTAFHYVLDAPVTFIRGWIERWQNKDKFYYYHQKFRRVPDLSQCLEGDYLCYYEAEAQWRRDRMVDQEIVEIIRERMAACKQREGPNQFQNCAKEMELLAQVTKAYQDRYGDLGYHGNARTCLMKQKHRMMEERKAAQENQ, encoded by the exons atgccGGAGGATCACGACTGGGAGGCGTACAAGGTGCCGCCGACCCGCACCCCCGTCTCCGAGAGGGCAACGTCGGTGCCCAATCCCATCGATTACTTCCAGACCGCCTTCCACTATGTCCTCGACGCGCCCGTCACCTTCATCCGAG gctggatCGAGCGGTGGCAGAACAAGGACAAGTTCTACTACTACCACCAGAAGTTCCGCCGTGTGCCTGACCTGAGCCAGTGCCTGGAGGGTGACTACCTGTGCTACTACGAGGCTGAGGCGCAGTGGAGGAGGGACAG GATGGTTGATCAGGAAATCGTGGAAATAATCCGGGAAAGGATGGCTGCGTGCAAGCAGAGGGAAGGGCCAAACCAGTTCCAGAACTGTGCCAaggagatggagctgctggcacaggtcACCAAGGCCTACCAGGACAGAT ACGGTGATCTGGGTTACCATGGCAATGCACGGACATGCCTGATGAAGCAGAAGCACAGGATGATGGAGGAGAGGAAAGCAGCACAAGAAAATCAGTAA
- the RPS2 gene encoding small ribosomal subunit protein uS5 produces MADDAGAAGGAGAARGGFRGGFGTGLRGRGRGRGRGRGRGRGARGGKAEDKEWIPVTKLGRLVKDMKIKSLEEIYLFSLPIKESEIIDFFLGSSLKDEVLKIMPVQKQTRAGQRTRFKAFVAIGDYNGHVGLGVKCSKEVATAIRGAIILAKLSIVPVRRGYWGNKIGKPHTVPCKVTGRCGSVLVRLIPAPRGTGIVSAPVPKKLLMMAGIDDCYTSARGCTATLGNFAKATFDAISKTYSYLTPDLWKETVFTKSPYQEFTDHLAKTHTRVSVQRTQAAAVATT; encoded by the exons ATGGCGGACGACGCCGGTGCTGCGGGAGGAGCGGGAGCGGCCCGCGGGGGCTTCCGCGGTGGATTCGGGAccgggctgcggggccgcgggcgcggCCGCGGGAGGGGCCGCGGGAGAGGCCGCGGGGCCCGCGGAGGGAAAGCCGAGGATAAGGAG TGGATTCCTGTCACCAAACTCGGCCGCCTGGTCAAGGATATGAAGATCAAGTCTCTTGAGGAGATTTACCTCTTCTCGCTTCCCATCAAG GAGTCGGAGATCATCGATTTCTTCCTGGGCTCCTCGCTGAAGGATGAGGTGCTGAAGATTATGCCTGTGCAGAAACAGACCCGTGCTGGGCAGCGCACCAGGTTCAAG GCCTTCGTCGCCATCGGCGACTACAACggccacgtggggctgggggtgaagTGCTCCAAGGAGGTGGCCACGGCCATCCGCGGGGCCATCATCCTGGCCAAGCTGTCCATCGTGCCCGTGCGACGCGGCTACTGGGGCAACAAGATCGGGAAGCCACACACGGTGCCCTGCAAG gtCACCGGGCGCTGCGGCTCCGTGCTGGTGCGCCTGATCCCGGCCCCCCGCGGCACCGGGATCGTGTCCGCCCCTGTCCCCAAGAAGCTGCTGATGATGGCTGGCATCGATGACTGCTACACGTCGGCGCGGGGCTGCACGGCCACCCTCGGCAACTTCG CTAAAGCCACCTTCGATGCCATCTCCAAAACCTACAGCTACCTGACTCCTGACCTCTGGAAAGAGACTGTCTTCACCAAGTCTCCTTACCAG GAGTTCACCGATCATTTGGCCAAGACCCACACGAGAGTGTCGGTGCAGAGGACCCAGGCAGCCGCTGTGGCCACCACCTAA
- the TBL3 gene encoding transducin beta-like protein 3, producing MADTDPAAAAVPVRFKSNYAATRKIEPFYKGGRIQISRDGKFMFCPCGSKVNVVDVETGALLHSLQQDEEEDVTAFVLSPDDEVLVTGSRALLLHRWHWREPSCERTWRAVHTAPVATMAFDPTATLLATGGCDSTIKIWDMTKHYCTHNLKGSSGVVHLVEFHPDLSRLQLFSSCIDYKIRIWDLSSSKCLAVLEGHFSAVTSLAFADGNSLLSSGRDKICMVWDLETRQSKRTIPVYETVEAAVLLPEKGDFSQLGVKKQGLHFVTAGSKGMLRVWDVATAACVHSQAVPFVLQEEPSEHSLSQCQLVPARNEILTVSMEHNIVFYDAHSLQLRKQLTGYNEEVLDVKFLGPGDSHIVVATNSPQLKVFELATSHCQILYGHTETILALDVFRKGLMFVTCAKDRSMRVWRMGKAGRVTCVAQGLGHAHGVGAVACSRLKESFVVTSSQDCTIKIWNIPESLTSKAKAALISSPEPLHARVTERGHDKDINSVAVSPNDKLLATGSQDRLAKLWSCSDCSLLGVFSGHKRGIWCVQFSPVDQVLATSSADGTLKLWGLRDFSCLKTFEGHDASVLKIIFVSRGAQLLSSGSDGLLKLWTIKTNECVKTLDGHEDKIWGLHSNKKDDMVVTASSDSCITLWQDVTEIEEKEAQAKQEEQIMKEQELSNLLHEKRYLKALGLAISLDRPHTVLTVVKAILREPEGRRHLEENIARLRKDQKEAVLAFLVTWNTNSRNCHEAQAVMETLLKHEAPDSLLQFSGIKSAVESLLPYTERHFQRLSRLLQASTFIEFMWQHMRLADVAQQDPGTL from the exons ATGGCGGACACGGACCCGGCCGCCGCTGCCGTCCCGGTGCGCTTCAAGAGCAA CTACGCCGCGACGCGGAAGATCGAGCCGTTCTACAAAGGAGGGCGAATCCAG ATCAGCCGCGATGGGAAGTTCATGTTCTGCCCCTGCGGGAGCAAAGTCAACGTCGTCGATGTGGAGACGGGAGCGCTCCTGCACAGCCTCCAGCAG gatgaggaagaggatgtCACAGCATTTGTTCTCAGCCCTGATGACGAG gtgctggTGACGGGCAGCCGGGCGCTGCTGCTGCACCGCTGGCACTGGAGGGAGCCCAGCTGTGAGCGCACCTGGCGAGCCGTGCACACCGCGCCCGTGGCCACCATGGCCTTCGACCCCACGGCCACGCTGCTGGCCACAG GTGGCTGTGACAGCACCATTAAGATCTGGGATATGACCAAGCACTACTGCACACACAACCTGAAAGGATCCTCTGGAGTGGTACA cctggtggAGTTCCACCCCGACCTGTCCCGCCTGCAGCTCTTCTCCTCCTGCATCGATTACAAGATCCGCATCTGGGACCTGAGCTCCAGCAagtgcctggcagtgctggagggacACTTCAGTGCTGTCACCTCGCTGGCCTTTGCAGATGGCAACAGCCTCCTCAG CTCTGGCCGTGACAAGATCTGCATGGTCTGGGACCTGGAGACCAGGCAGAGCAAACGAACCATCCCTGTCTATGAG ACCGTGGAAGccgctgtgctgctgcctgaaaAGGGAGATTTCTCTCAGCTGGGTGTGAAGAAACAAGGGCTGCACTTTGTCACAGCTGGCAGCAAAG GCATGCTGAGGGTGTGGGACGTGGCCACGGCCGCCTGTGTGCACAGCCAGGCCGTGCCCTTcgtgctgcaggaggagcccaGCGAGCACAGCCTCTCCCAGTGCCAGCTGGTGCCCGCCAGGAACGAGATCCTCACCGTGTCCATGGAGCACAACATCGTCTTCTACGATGCCCACAGCCTCCAGCTGAGGAAGCAG CTCACAGGATACAACGAGGAGGTGCTGGATGTGAAGTTCCTGGGCCCTGGTGACTCTCACATCGTTGTGGCCACCAACAGCCCCCAGCTGAAGGTGTTTGAGCTGGCAACGTCCCACTGCCAGATCCTGTACGGGCACACAG AAACAATCCTGGCTTTGGATGTCTTCAGGAAAGGCCTGATGTTTGTCACCTGTGCCAAG gacaggagcatgcGGGTGTGGCGCATGGGCAAGGCTGGCAGGGTCACCTGTGTGGCCCAGGGCCTGGGCCATGCCCACGGCGTGGGCGCCGTCGCCTGCTCCAG GCTGAAGGAAAGCTTTGTAGTGACCAGCAGCCAGGACTGCACCATCAAGATCTGGAACATCCCGGAATCCCTCACTTCCAAAGCAAAAGCAGCCTTGATCTCCAGTCCAGAGCCCCTCCACGCCAGGGTGACTGAGAGGGGCCACGACAAG GACATCAACAGCGTGGCGGTGTCCCCCAACGACAAACTGCTGGCCACGGGCTCGCAGGACCGGCTGGCCAAGCTCTGGTCCTGCTCCGACTGCTCCCTCCTGGGGGTTTTCTCTGGGCACAAGCGTGGCATCTGGTGCGTGCAGTTCTCCCCCGTGGATCAGGTCCTGGCCACCTCCTCGGCTGATGGGACCCTGAAGCTCTGGGGGCTTCGGGACTTCAGCTGTCTGAAG ACCTTTGAAGGCCACGATGCCTCAGTGCTGAAGATCATCTTTGTGAGCCGAGGGGCTCAGCTGCTCAGCAG TGGATCTGATGGTCTCTTGAAGCTCTGGACAATTAAAACAAACGAGTGTGTGAAAACATTAGATGGTCATGAAGATAAAATCTGGGGCCTTCACTCCAACAAGAAAGATGACATGGTTGTAACAGCCTCCAGTGACTCCTGCATCACCCTGTGGCAG gatgTGACTGAAATTGAGGAGAAAGAAGCACAAGCTAAACAGGAGGAGCAGATTATGAA AGAGCAAGAGCTTTCTAACCTTCTCCACGAGAAAAGGTACCTCAAAGCTCTGGGCCTGGCCATCTCCCTGGACCGGCCGCACACGGTGCTCACCGTGGTCAAGG CCATCCTCAGGGAGCCCGAGGGGAGGAGGCACCTGGAGGAGAACATTGCTCGGCTCCGCAAGGATCAGAAAG AGGCCGTGCTGGCGTTCCTGGTGACGTGGAACACCAACTCCCGGAACTGCCACGAGGCCCAGGCCGTCATGGAGACCCTCCTGAAGCACGAGGCACCCGACAGCCTCCTGCAGTTCTCGGGGATCAAATCTGCTGTGGAGTCTCTGCTGCCCTACACGG AGCGCCACTTCCAGCGGCTGAGCCGCCTGCTCCAGGCGTCCACCTTCATCGAGTTCATGTGGCAGCACATGAGGCTGGCAGACGTGGCCCAGCAGGACCCGGGCACTCTGTGA